A single genomic interval of Cucumis sativus cultivar 9930 chromosome 5, Cucumber_9930_V3, whole genome shotgun sequence harbors:
- the LOC101211910 gene encoding glycosyl hydrolase 5 family protein, with protein MAKAFPLISILFLSLLVLSQSLPLSTRGRWIVDSKTGQRVKLSCVNLVSHAQSMVAQGLDKRPLKDLANEIVSRDYNCVRLTWSVYMFTRYPFETIGDVLDGLDINKVKNGVKKHNPQFLNMTVTSAFKTVVDGLGNAGLMVILDNHISQPRWCCSLHDGNGFFGDRNFKPIEWLRGLAYVARHFSWHPKVVGMSLRNELRGSNNVGVWRKYVKLGSHLIHRINPRLLVVISGLNYDNDLSYLKKKPLGYNLNNKVVLEAHLYSFSGEPESKFVKKPLNIACNQVMDKFEREAGFVVDMKDPYPLFLSEFGYDLRGGNKAQNRFMSCFLARIIGKDIDWAYWAFQGSYMYRQGQQDVDESFGIMDSSWTKDRSPRLQQMLQLAKRINQDPNSKGPMSYIMLHPVSGQCVKLDGKGGIELGDCETPTLWDHTGDGSPMKLWNGQCLKSAGDGKPPVVSAECSGDGSSWTVASKAKLQLSTKSGGENICLEKESDTSIVVKKCICLKDEWNCFDDPQSQWFKLVPTNVA; from the exons ATGGCTAAAGCTTTCcctttaatttctatattatttctctctttgttGGTTCTTTCACAATCCTTACCTCTTTCCACAAGAGGAAGATGGATTGTAGACTCTAAAACAGGCCAACGTGTGAAGCTGAGTTGTGTCAATTTGGTATCTCATGCACAATCTATGGTGGCACAAGGTCTTGACAAACGACCATTGAAGGACTTAGCTAATGAGATTGTCAGTCGTGATTACAACTGTGTGCGCTTGACTTGGTCAGTCTACATGTTCACTCGTTACCCCTTCGAGACTATAGGTGATGTCCTAGACGGTCTCGACATCAACAAAGTGAAAAATGGAGTCAAAAAACACAACCCTCAGTTTTTGAACATGACAGTTACAAGTGCATTCAAAACTGTTGTTGATGGGTTGGGCAATGCCGGCCTCATGGTCATTTTGGACAATCACATAAGCCAACCCAGATGGTGTTGTTCTCTCCATGATGGAAATGGCTTCTTTGGAGACCGCAATTTCAAGCCTATTGAATGGCTTCGAGGCTTGGCCTATGTTGCTAGACATTTCAGTTGGCATCCTAAa GTGGTAGGAATGAGCCTAAGAAATGAACTTCGAGGGTCGAACAACGTCGGCGTGTGGCGGAAATATGTGAAACTAGGAAGTCACTTGATTCATAGAATAAATCCTAGACTTCTTGTAGTGATTTCCGGTCTAAACTACGATAACGATCTAAGTTACCTGAAGAAAAAGCCATTAGGGTACAACTTAAACAACAAAGTAGTGTTGGAGGCACATTTATACTCATTCAGTGGGGAACCTGAAAGCAAGTTTGTGAAGAAGCCATTAAACATAGCATGCAATCAAGTGATGGATAAATTCGAGAGAGAAGCTGGATTTGTGGTGGACATGAAGGATCCATATCCACTGTTTCTTAGTGAATTTGGGTACGATCTAAGGGGTGGTAACAAGGCTCAAAATAGGTTCATGAGTTGTTTTTTGGCTCGCATTATTGGCAAGGATATTGACTGGGCTTATTGGGCTTTCCAAGGATCCTATATGTATAGGCAAGGCCAACAAGATGTTGATGAAAGTTTTGGTATCATGGATAGCAGTTGGACTAAAGATCGAAGCCCTCGTCTCCAACAAATGCTTCAACTTGCCAAAAGAATCAACCAAG ATCCAAACTCCAAAGGACCAATGTCCTACATAATGCTACATCCAGTGTCAGGGCAATGTGTCAAACTAGATGGCAAGGGAGGAATTGAACTAGGTGACTGTGAGACACCGACGTTGTGGGACCATACTGGAGATGGAAGTCCGATGAAGTTGTGGAACGGGCAGTGTTTGAAGTCAGCCGGAGATGGGAAGCCGCCTGTGGTGTCGGCCGAATGCTCTGGTGACGGAAGCAGTTGGACGGTGGCTTCTAAGGCAAAGCTTCAATTGTCCACCAAAAGTGGGGGAGAAAACATTTGCTTAGAGAAGGAATCTGATACTTCAATTGTTGTGAAGAAATGCATTTGCCTTAAAGATGAGTGGAATTGCTTCGATGATCCTCAGAGCCAGTGGTTCAAGCTTGTTCCAACAAATGTTGCTTAG
- the LOC101212153 gene encoding uncharacterized protein LOC101212153 produces the protein MAADKIPGERTAAHRSRRKSIKKCLNTFCICLFGAAATACIAALTFGLVVLRVKTPTVKLTSVAVKHLQYGFSPTPFMEATLTGEMTMENPNYGAFEYEGVGNVTLIYYGVVVGIGEVKRLSVNAKSIEKREFNVKVKPNWRFVNVDYFSDDLGRLKTMNMSWNAEFEGKIDLLKLFKEKKISVLKCSTSLNLTSHGVQNLACLYLPSQMIKLNPTTIKYSTYPFFWCHFTIAMADKEQVKPLASASAELRSDDHIFLPPPDPKLHLHRNKYIMCCGCFAALLLILAVIGIVLGFTVFHIKTPDIKIDSLSFPNDTLSSNSGIIVVASVSVRNPNVASFKYSKASIEIYYHDKVIGEGETPPGEVKAKDTLRMNVTVEIEPWKMDDASSLIKDWNSGSLSISSYTEIPGRVKILGSIKKNYLVKISCSLTYNSKSKTIQGQDCDQRVRISV, from the exons ATGGCGGCCGACAAAATTCCCGGCGAACGTACGGCGGCACACCGATCAAGACgcaaatcaattaaaaaatgccTAAACACCTTCTGCATTTGCCTCTTTGGCGCCGCTGCCACCGCTTGCATCGCTGCTCTGACCTTTGGCCTCGTCGTTCTCCGGGTAAAAACCCCAACAGTGAAATTAACCTCCGTCGCGGTAAAACATCTCCAATACGGCTTCTCGCCGACGCCATTCATGGAGGCGACATTAACTGGGGAAATGACAATGGAGAATCCGAATTACGGGGCGTTTGAGTACGAGGGAGTAGGGAACGTGACGTTGATTTACTATGGAGTGGTGGTGGGAATCGGGGAGGTGAAAAGATTGAGTGTAAATGCGAAGAGTATTGAGAAAAGGGAGTTTAATGTAAAAGTGAAACCGAATTGGAGGTTTGTTAATGTGGATTATTTCAGCGATGATTTGGGTAGGTTGAAGACGATGAATATGAGTTGGAACGCAGAGTTCGAGGGAAAGATTgatttattgaaattgtttaaagagaagaagatttCAGTGTTGAAATGTAGTACGAGCTTGAATTTGACCTCCCATGGCGTCCAAAATCTGGCTTGCCTGTA TCTTCCTTCCcaaatgatcaaattaaaTCCCACGACTATTAAATACTCAACATATCCCTTCTTTTGGTGTCATTTCACCATAGCCATGGCTGATAAAGAGCAGGTCAAACCCTTGGCTTCCGCCTCCGCCGAGCTCCGGAGTGACGACCATAtctttcttcctcctcctgATCCCAAGCTCCACCTCCATAGAAACAAATATATCATGTGCTGTGGCTGCTTCGCCGCTCTCCTCTTAATCCTTGCCGTCATCGGTATCGTCCTCGGCTTCACCGTCTTCCATATCAAAACCCcagatattaaaattgattccCTCTCCTTCCCAAATGACACTTTGAGTTCAA ATAGTGGGATAATTGTTGTGGCTAGCGTCTCGGTGAGGAACCCTAATGTTGCGTCGTTCAAATACTCGAAAGCTTCGATCGAGATTTACTACCACGACAAGGTCATCGGCGAGGGCGAGACACCACCAGGAGAGGTTAAGGCGAAAGACACGCTAAGGATGAATGTGACGGTAGAGATTGAACCTTGGAAGATGGATGATGCTTCGAGTTTGATAAAGGATTGGAATTCAGGATCTTTGAGTATAAGTAGCTACACGGAAATTCCTGGAAGAGTGAAAATACTTGGCTCCATCAAGAAAAACTATTTGGTGAAAATAAGCTGTTCATTGACTTACAATTCAAAAAGCAAGACGATTCAAGGACAAGATTGTGATCAACGTGTAAGAATCTctgtttaa
- the LOC101212642 gene encoding late embryogenesis abundant protein At1g64065 has protein sequence MGEDSQSFPLAHYQAHHKPNEEQQLATFKILRKERSNKCFIYIFSTFVFLSVALLIFALIVLRVNSPSISLSSISNPRVSLSNNTNSSSPNSLNLSFNAEFTVDNSNFGPFNFDNGTVGLVYGGMIFGERSTGGGRAGAKGSKRMNVTVEGSAKNVSGSNGILNFSSFVKLRGRVRLIHIFRRRVSSEISCSMNLDLNTHQIQHNWVCE, from the coding sequence ATGGGAGAAGACAGCCAGAGCTTTCCATTAGCCCACTACCAAGCTCACCACAAACCCAACGAAGAACAACAACTCGCTACCTTCAAAATTCTCCGTAAAGAACGATCCAACAAATGCTTCATCTACATCTTCTCCACTTTCGTCTTCCTCAGCGTTGCTCTTCTAATCTTCGCTCTCATCGTCCTCCGTGTCAATTCCCCTTCCATCAGCCTCTCTTCCATTTCAAACCCTAGAGTCTCCCTCTCTAACAACACTAATTCCTCTTCTCCTAATTCTCTTAATCTCTCCTTCAACGCTGAATTCACCGTCGATAATTCCAACTTCGGTCCTTTCAATTTCGACAACGGCACCGTCGGTCTTGTGTATGGTGGAATGATCTTCGGGGAGAGAAGTACTGGGGGTGGGAGAGCTGGGGCTAAAGGGAGTAAGAGGATGAATGTTACCGTGGAAGGTTCGGCGAAGAATGTTAGTGGTAGTAATgggattttgaattttagtagCTTTGTGAAATTGAGAGGGAGAGTTCGTTTGATTCATATTTTTAGACGGAGGGTTTCGTCGGAGATTAGTTGTTCGATGAATCTGGATTTGAATACTCATCAAATTCAACATAATTGGGTTTGTGAGTAG
- the LOC101212879 gene encoding respiratory burst oxidase homolog protein A, with the protein MRAAPKHERRWASDSVPGNANIMSSGLSSPGTESSAAEEFVEVTLDLQDDDRIILRSVEPATVINVDNAVSVGSETPKSASISRSPTFKRSSSSLLRQFSQELKAEAVAKARQFSQELKAELKRFSWSHGHSSGGGNGFDSALAARALRRRQAQLDRTRSGAHKALRGLRFISSKSNGVDAWNEIQSNFDKLAKDGFLYRSDFAQCIGMKDSKEFALELFDALSRRRRLKVEKISKEELFEFWSQITDQSFDSRLQIFFDMVDKNEDGRITEEEVKEIIMLSASANKLSRLKEQAEEYAALIMEELDPERLGYIELWQLETLLLQKDTYLNYSQALSYTSQALSQNIQGLRNKGPITRIRTKLLYYLQENWRRIWVLTLWIMILVGLFTWKFFQYKHKQAYKVMGYCLLTAKGAAETLKFNMAIILLPVCRNTITWIRSTRLGFFVPFDDNINFHKTIAAAIVVGVILHVGNHLACDFPRLVQSSDENYNYVTDYFGPNKPTYLDLVKGWEGVTGILMVILMTVAFTLATRWFRRSLIKLPKPFDRLTGFNAFWYSHHLFFIVYVLLVIHGVYLYLEHRWYRKTTWMYLAVPILLYAGERTLRFFRSGFYSVRLLKVAIYPGNVLALQMSKPPQFRYKSGQYMFVQCPAVSPFEWHPFSITSAPGDDYLSVHIRQLGDWTQELKRVFAEACEPPVAGKSGLLRADETTKKCLPKLLIDGPYGAPAQDYRNYDVLLLVGLGIGATPFISILKDLLNNIVKMEEQADSIADGGKESDLSFGSTDSSSSARVSPKRKKILKTTNAYFYWVTREQGSFDWFKGVMNEVAEMDQRGVIEMHNYLTSVYEEGDARSALITMVQALNHAKNGMDIVSGTRVRTHFARPNWKKVFSRICSKHCSAKIGVFYCGAPILAKELSNLCYEFNQKGPTKFHFHKEHF; encoded by the exons ATGAGAGCGGCGCCGAAGCACGAACGGCGCTGGGCGTCCGATTCGGTTCCTGGAAATGCCAATATTATGAGCTCAGGATTATCATCTCCAGGAACAGAATCCAGTGCGGCGGAGGAGTTTGTTGAGGTTACTCTTGATCTACAGGATGACGATAGAATCATTTTGCGGAGTGTTGAGCCGGCTACGGTTATTAACGTTGATAACGCTGTTTCTGTTGGATCTGAAACTCCTAAGTCTGCTTCGATTTCGAGATCGCCGACGTTTAAACGGAGTTCGTCTAGTCTGTTGCGGCAATTTTCGCAGGAATTGAAAGCGGAAGCGGTTGCTAAAGCTAGGCAGTTCTCGCAGGAGTTGAAGGCTGAGTTGAAGCGGTTTTCGTGGAGTCATGGACATTCTTCTGGTGGTGGAAATGGATTTGACTCCGCCTTGGCTGCTCGAGCTTTGAGGAGGCGACAAGCTCAGCTTGATCGCACTCGTTCTGGTGCTCATAAAGCGCTTCGCGGCCTGAGATTCATTAGTAGCAAGAGCAATGGCGTTGATGCTTGGAACGAAATACAGAGCAACTTCGATAAGCTCGCCAAGGATGGATTCCTCTACCGCTCCGATTTCGCACAATGTATAG GAATGAAAGATTCGAAGGAATTTGCTCTGGAACTGTTCGATGCTTTGAGTCGAAGACGGAGATTGAAGGTCGAGAAAATCAGTAAAGAAGAGCTGTTCGAGTTCTGGTCACAAATCACCGATCAAAGTTTCGATTCGCGGCTGCAGATCTTCTTCGACAT GGTCGACAAAAACGAAGACGGCCGAATTACCGAAGAAGAAGTGAAAGAG attaTTATGCTGAGTGCTTCCGCAAACAAGCTATCGAGGTTGAAGGAACAGGCAGAGGAATATGCGGCTCTCATTATGGAGGAGTTGGACCCTGAAAGGCTCGGCTACATTGAG CTGTGGCAATTGGAAACCCTTTTGCTACAAAAGGATACGTATCTGAACTACAGTCAAGCCCTCAGCTATACCAGCCAAGCATTGAGCCAGAACATACAGGGACTAAGGAACAAAGGCCCCATAACAAGGATAAGAACAAAACTGCTCTACTATTTGCAGGAGAATTGGAGGAGAATATGGGTGCTGACGTTATGGATCATGATATTGGTTGGGCTTTTCACGTGGAAGTTCTTCCAGTACAAGCATAAGCAAGCCTACAAGGTCATGGGTTACTGTCTCCTAACGGCTAAGGGTGCGGCTGAGACCCTGAAGTTCAACATGGCTATCATTTTGCTGCCCGTATGTAGAAATACCATCACTTGGATAAGGTCGACCAGGCTGGGATTTTTTGTACCATTCGACGACAATATCAATTTTCATAAG ACGATTGCGGCAGCTATTGTAGTTGGCGTCATTCTCCATGTAGGGAACCACCTTGCCTGTGATTTTCCAAGACTCGTACAGTCATCAGATGAAAACTATAATTATGTGACGGATTACTTCGGACCAAACAAGCCTACCTACCTAGACTTGGTTAAGGGATGGGAAGGTGTGACTGGTATACTAATGGTCATCTTGATGACAGTAGCATTCACTCTAGCTACCCGATGGTTCAGGAGGAGCCTGATTAAGCTGCCCAAGCCGTTTGATAGGCTGACGGGTTTCAATGCCTTCTGGTATTCACACCACCTGTTTTTCATTGTTTACGTCTTACTCGTCATCCATGGCGTATACCTCTACCTCGAACACAGATGGTACCGTAAGACG ACTTGGATGTATCTGGCCGTCCCAATTTTACTATATGCTGGGGAAAGGACCCTTAGATTCTTCCGCTCAGGATTTTACAGTGTTCGACTCCTCAAG GTTGCTATTTACCCGGGGAATGTTCTTGCATTACAAATGTCTAAACCTCCTCAGTTCCGTTATAAGAGTGGGCAGTACATGTTTGTCCAATGCCCCGCTGTCTCTCCATTTGAATG GCATCCGTTTTCGATTACTTCTGCTCCAGGGGATGACTATCTGAGTGTTCACATACGGCAGCTGGGTGATTGGACACAAGAGTTAAAGAGGGTATTTGCTGAAGCTTGTGAGCCACCAGTTGCTGGGAAGAGTGGGTTGCTCAGGGCTGATGAAACGACCAAAAAATG TTTGCCCAAGCTCTTAATAGATGGACCTTATGGTGCACCTGCACAAGACTACAGAAATTATGATGTTCTATTACTTGTTGGTCTTGGTATTGGAGCAACACCTTTCATTAGCATTTTGAAGGATTTGCTTAACAACATTGTCAAAATGGAGGAGCAGGCA GATTCAATAGCAGATGGGGGTAAAGAGTCAGATCTTAGTTTTGGAAGCACGGATTCTTCCTCGTCTGCCAGAGTTTCTCCCAAGCGAAAGAAGATTCTGAAGACAACTAATGCTTACTTTTACTGGGTAACTAGGGAGCAGGGATCGTTTGACTGGTTCAAAGGGGTCATGAATGAAGTCGCTGAGATGGATCAAAGG GGTGTCATTGAGATGCACAACTACCTAACCAGTGTGTACGAGGAAGGAGACGCTAGATCAGCCCTCATTACGATGGTCCAAGCACTAAATCATGCAAAAAATGGAATGGATATTGTTTCTGGCACCAGG GTAAGAACTCATTTTGCAAGGCCCAACTGGAAGAAAGTTTTCTCCAGAATTTGTTCGAAGCATTGTAGTGCCAAAATCG GAGTATTCTACTGTGGAGCACCAATTCTTGCAAAAGAACTTAGCAACCTTTGCTATGAATTCAATCAAAAGGGCCCAACTAAGTTCCATTTTCACAAAGAACATTTCTGA